In one Legionella clemsonensis genomic region, the following are encoded:
- a CDS encoding alcohol dehydrogenase catalytic domain-containing protein, translating to MKALVFRGIGEICLEDVKKPSLNDQYDALVKITTSAICGTDLHFIRGTMGPMESGTILGHEAVGVVDEIGKGVRNLRIGDRVVVPSTIACGTCLNCRRANYSQCDKANPNGPDAGTAFYGGPKMTGPFHGCQAEYVLVPFANNNLVKLSDSISDDQAILVSDIFPTAYFAVDMAHVKKGNLAVVLGCGPVGQFAIASCKLRGVSRIFAVDAIPSRLEMAKKQGAECINFNEEDPVEVIKELTNGSLCDIVIDAVGIDAFAPSHGPAAKKVKDNKKQYEQEVSQVAPHVGSHNNEWVPGNAPSYTLKEAVKLAAKCGTVSIVGVYPPGFNVYPIGEAMNKNLKIVMGNCPHRAYIPKLLSLIEDNRINPLTILTQKKPLDNVIEAYNQFDTRKEGWVKVALIT from the coding sequence ATGAAAGCGCTTGTTTTTCGCGGCATTGGAGAAATTTGTTTAGAAGATGTAAAAAAACCATCTCTAAACGACCAATACGATGCATTAGTAAAAATTACCACTTCTGCTATATGTGGAACAGATTTACATTTTATCCGAGGCACAATGGGTCCCATGGAATCTGGAACGATTTTAGGACATGAAGCAGTTGGTGTGGTTGATGAAATAGGGAAGGGTGTAAGAAATTTAAGGATAGGGGATAGAGTCGTTGTCCCTTCAACTATCGCTTGTGGAACCTGTTTAAATTGTCGTAGGGCCAACTATTCTCAATGTGACAAAGCCAATCCAAATGGGCCTGATGCAGGAACAGCGTTTTACGGTGGTCCTAAAATGACTGGACCTTTCCATGGATGCCAAGCTGAATATGTTTTGGTCCCTTTCGCTAATAATAATTTGGTAAAATTATCTGACTCGATTTCCGATGATCAAGCTATTCTTGTCTCTGATATTTTTCCCACGGCTTATTTTGCAGTAGACATGGCTCATGTAAAAAAAGGGAACCTAGCGGTGGTTTTAGGTTGCGGTCCTGTTGGACAATTTGCCATAGCAAGTTGCAAGTTAAGAGGGGTGTCAAGAATATTTGCTGTTGATGCAATTCCTTCTCGATTGGAAATGGCAAAAAAACAAGGAGCGGAGTGTATTAATTTTAATGAAGAAGACCCAGTTGAAGTTATTAAAGAGTTAACCAATGGTTCACTCTGTGATATTGTTATTGATGCCGTTGGTATTGATGCATTTGCTCCATCACACGGTCCTGCAGCAAAAAAAGTTAAAGATAATAAAAAGCAATATGAACAAGAAGTTTCTCAGGTCGCCCCTCATGTTGGGAGCCATAATAATGAATGGGTACCGGGCAATGCGCCTAGCTACACACTGAAAGAAGCAGTTAAGTTAGCAGCAAAATGCGGGACCGTTTCTATTGTTGGAGTATATCCTCCAGGCTTTAACGTTTATCCTATTGGGGAAGCCATGAATAAAAATTTAAAAATAGTTATGGGAAATTGCCCACATCGTGCCTATATCCCTAAATTATTGTCTCTTATTGAAGATAATCGTATTAACCCATTAACAATCTTAACTCAAAAGAAACCTTTAGATAACGTGATTGAAGCTTATAACCAATTTGATACACGAAAAGAGGGGTGGGTAAAAGTCGCTCTTATCACGTGA
- a CDS encoding DUF1566 domain-containing protein — protein sequence MHRKERHFFSIAITALFSCLMLLNVQAAKPLWTFAPQTPTSITVAKGQSAQIIYTLHNQSSKPKILFMKRIAGINQTAPCRLPAKGSCTLILNVNGSALQGNVIGGPVLCQQGNDLQCYQPSSDNMLRIRLTQQPPVQQFIVTPSAGANGSISPATAQRVNAGSSLTFTATPNTGFGVNQWLLDGNVVQNGGTTFQLNNIQANHTVAVTFGQATLSPLSQNLALSIQSPFPVSDPALTGNPRIIRIENTGSMPASNVQVSTSGFPTGTLITSNTCMGTLNAGATCDITITPGSTASPDSNANACTTSPGTEPVPTVVTVSADNAFSTNINVLVLGYGCIYQGGFLFSIDDSTSNTGSISGKVAAMSDQSAGVQWGPNVEVGGINQTSMPGPNSCDGKNDGACNTSRIIAAGLTPPVAAQLCVDLSDGGFNDWYMPAICELGRFISLGDDAGCGTTNPNLYITLHRNNLGGFAGDGYWSSTEFSGSPTGSAWLQYFDDGFQNVLIKSNFLRVRCVRAFTP from the coding sequence ATGCATAGAAAGGAAAGACATTTTTTTAGCATTGCCATCACAGCCCTTTTCTCTTGTTTAATGCTGTTAAACGTACAAGCAGCCAAGCCCTTATGGACTTTCGCACCCCAAACGCCAACTTCCATTACTGTTGCCAAAGGACAAAGCGCCCAGATTATCTATACCCTACATAATCAATCCTCCAAACCAAAGATTCTATTCATGAAAAGGATTGCGGGGATTAATCAAACTGCACCCTGCCGACTCCCCGCTAAAGGAAGTTGCACATTGATACTTAATGTGAATGGCTCAGCGTTGCAAGGAAATGTCATTGGAGGCCCGGTATTATGTCAGCAGGGTAATGACTTGCAGTGTTACCAGCCGAGTTCAGACAATATGTTACGAATTCGTCTGACACAGCAGCCCCCCGTCCAGCAATTCATTGTCACGCCATCGGCGGGTGCTAACGGCTCTATTTCCCCTGCAACAGCACAGCGAGTTAATGCTGGCAGCAGCCTGACATTTACGGCAACACCCAATACCGGCTTCGGAGTCAATCAATGGTTGCTGGATGGCAATGTGGTACAAAATGGCGGTACCACCTTTCAGTTGAACAATATCCAGGCTAACCATACCGTAGCGGTGACCTTTGGTCAGGCAACATTGTCTCCTCTCAGTCAAAACCTGGCGCTGTCAATTCAAAGCCCTTTTCCTGTGTCTGACCCAGCATTGACTGGCAATCCACGCATCATCCGCATAGAAAATACAGGCTCAATGCCCGCAAGCAACGTACAGGTGAGTACTTCCGGATTTCCAACGGGCACTTTAATTACCAGTAATACCTGTATGGGTACACTCAATGCTGGCGCCACCTGCGACATTACCATCACCCCGGGCAGTACGGCCAGCCCCGATAGCAATGCGAATGCCTGTACCACATCGCCAGGGACTGAACCCGTGCCGACTGTTGTCACGGTCAGTGCTGATAATGCGTTCTCCACAAATATCAATGTGCTGGTATTAGGATACGGTTGTATTTATCAAGGCGGCTTTTTATTTTCTATCGATGACTCCACCTCCAATACCGGAAGTATCAGTGGTAAAGTGGCGGCAATGAGTGACCAATCAGCAGGAGTTCAATGGGGACCGAATGTAGAGGTAGGAGGCATTAATCAAACATCTATGCCCGGTCCAAATTCCTGTGATGGTAAAAATGATGGAGCATGCAACACGAGTCGCATCATTGCCGCGGGCTTAACCCCACCCGTTGCCGCTCAACTCTGTGTAGATTTATCTGACGGCGGCTTTAATGACTGGTACATGCCGGCCATTTGCGAGCTCGGACGATTTATAAGTTTAGGTGATGATGCTGGATGTGGCACTACTAACCCCAACTTATATATAACGCTGCATAGGAATAATTTAGGTGGTTTTGCCGGTGACGGCTACTGGAGTTCTACCGAGTTTTCCGGCAGTCCTACGGGCAGCGCCTGGCTCCAGTACTTCGACGATGGCTTCCAGAACGTCCTCATTAAGAGCAACTTTCTTCGGGTTAGGTGCGTTCGGGCTTTTACCCCTTAA
- a CDS encoding outer membrane protein, whose protein sequence is MKYRLFLSVATAGVLGSTAFAGTMGPIMGSKDWTWVGSIAAGPVWARGGETQTFYLAPDIEKTYAARKSTNALASGELFVGLQKSLTSQWLGQLGLAVATTGNAKLQGVIWDDADPQFDNYSYQYKVRNTRLAVKGKLLLDKGYWFMPWVSASVGVGFNRAHEFTNTPLIFEALPNPNFTNHTKTAFTYTLGAGVQKALNDHWQIGVGYEFADWGKSELGRALGQTMNSGLTLNHLYTNGVLFNLTYVA, encoded by the coding sequence ATGAAGTATCGTTTATTTCTTTCTGTTGCAACAGCCGGTGTGTTGGGAAGTACAGCCTTTGCGGGCACCATGGGTCCTATTATGGGCTCCAAAGACTGGACCTGGGTTGGCTCAATAGCCGCAGGCCCGGTTTGGGCTCGTGGTGGTGAGACACAGACTTTTTATTTGGCGCCAGACATTGAAAAGACGTATGCGGCGAGAAAATCCACGAATGCTCTCGCTTCTGGCGAGCTGTTTGTAGGCCTACAAAAATCGTTGACTTCTCAATGGCTGGGGCAATTGGGTCTGGCAGTCGCCACTACCGGTAATGCCAAACTTCAAGGCGTGATATGGGATGATGCCGACCCTCAATTTGATAATTACAGCTACCAATATAAAGTACGAAACACTCGCCTAGCGGTGAAAGGCAAACTGTTGCTTGATAAAGGGTATTGGTTCATGCCCTGGGTGAGCGCAAGTGTAGGCGTTGGGTTTAATCGTGCTCATGAGTTTACTAATACACCGTTGATTTTCGAAGCATTGCCCAATCCTAATTTTACAAACCACACGAAAACCGCTTTTACCTACACCTTAGGCGCTGGCGTGCAAAAAGCGCTCAATGACCACTGGCAGATAGGCGTTGGCTATGAGTTTGCTGATTGGGGGAAAAGTGAACTGGGTCGCGCTTTGGGGCAGACCATGAACTCAGGATTAACTCTCAATCACCTTTATACCAATGGGGTTTTATTTAACCTAACTTATGTCGCTTAA
- a CDS encoding DUF4143 domain-containing protein, producing the protein MKTNDCITSGTLHLCNDWSNEQIELFHFRDEYRNEVDIVLGRDNDQISGIEVKASATIKQHDVKGVIN; encoded by the coding sequence TTGAAAACAAATGACTGTATTACATCTGGGACACTTCATTTATGTAATGATTGGTCAAATGAGCAGATAGAGCTTTTCCACTTTCGAGATGAATATAGGAATGAAGTGGATATCGTCTTAGGGCGAGATAATGATCAAATTAGCGGAATCGAAGTTAAAGCTTCTGCTACTATAAAGCAACATGATGTTAAAGGAGTAATCAACTAG
- a CDS encoding carbonic anhydrase family protein has translation MWTLTKEQQQDITPAQAIQLLKEGNKRFISNLKINRNLLQQVNETSQGQYPFAVVLSCMDSRTPAELIFDQGLGDIFSIRIAGNILNEDILASIEFACHVVGVKLIAVIGHTQCGAIKGACEGVRLGHLTSLLEKIKPVIQKVEMPNSDQQVENDQFLNEVSRQNIKHTLQQITQHSEIVRNLLNKKQIAMIGGLYHLQTGAVEFYD, from the coding sequence GTGTGGACATTAACTAAAGAACAACAACAAGACATTACCCCAGCACAAGCAATCCAATTACTGAAGGAAGGAAATAAACGCTTTATCAGCAACCTTAAGATAAATCGTAATTTACTGCAGCAAGTCAACGAGACATCTCAAGGGCAGTATCCTTTTGCGGTGGTTTTAAGTTGCATGGATTCTCGAACACCTGCTGAATTAATTTTTGATCAGGGACTTGGGGATATTTTCAGTATTCGAATTGCAGGAAATATTTTAAATGAAGATATATTGGCAAGTATAGAGTTTGCCTGTCATGTTGTTGGAGTAAAATTAATAGCGGTGATTGGGCATACGCAATGCGGAGCTATTAAAGGGGCCTGTGAAGGCGTTCGTCTTGGACATCTTACCTCGCTATTAGAGAAAATAAAGCCAGTAATTCAAAAGGTAGAAATGCCAAATTCCGACCAACAGGTCGAAAACGACCAATTCCTCAATGAGGTTTCACGTCAAAATATAAAGCATACGTTGCAGCAAATAACCCAGCATAGCGAAATTGTACGAAATTTATTGAATAAGAAGCAGATAGCAATGATTGGTGGATTGTATCATCTTCAAACTGGTGCAGTGGAATTTTACGATTAG
- a CDS encoding SulP family inorganic anion transporter yields the protein MNHNVFAHLKNDLFASLVVFLVALPLCLGIALASNAPLFSGIIAGVIGGIVVGIASGSALGVSGPAAGLVAIVISSLELLGSWETFLLAGVIAGLLQLLTGYLRGGIIAYYFPSSVIKGMLAGIGIIIILKQIPHLLGHEVSSSILMEPDGDFNITRLKDTVASINPGVILISVISLFLMVLWEKVLMKKYKIFEILQAPLVVVIIGILLSTLYEQKLFPFMLEPSELVQLPEFSGPGELLNHVTLPDFSQLTNWNVYKVAIVIALIASLETLLCVEATDKLDPHKRVTPTDRELKAQGLGNILSSFIGGLPITQVIVRSTANITFGAKTKLSTILHGVFLLLCVVTIPAVLNKIPLASLASILVIIGYKLATPVVFKQMYRLGWEQFLPFLVTIAGIIMRDLLFGITLGFSLALFIILRHHYLNSHDFFKIRTQKDTKYYLHLAEQVSFLNKGSIIHELKQLPKGVTVVIDGSDSKIVDPDVKEVIHHFVLSAKTRDIKVELRGV from the coding sequence ATGAACCATAATGTATTCGCTCACTTAAAAAATGATTTATTTGCTTCCCTGGTTGTTTTTTTAGTTGCATTGCCATTATGTCTAGGGATTGCTCTAGCTTCCAACGCGCCATTGTTTTCAGGAATTATTGCAGGGGTTATTGGTGGAATTGTTGTGGGCATCGCGAGTGGCTCAGCTCTTGGTGTAAGTGGTCCTGCAGCTGGGCTGGTTGCTATTGTAATAAGTTCTCTTGAATTATTAGGTAGTTGGGAAACTTTTTTGCTGGCTGGAGTGATTGCAGGCTTACTTCAATTACTTACCGGTTATTTAAGAGGTGGAATTATTGCTTACTATTTCCCTTCATCAGTCATTAAGGGAATGCTTGCAGGTATAGGTATTATTATTATTTTAAAACAAATACCGCATTTGTTGGGTCACGAAGTTAGTTCTAGCATTTTGATGGAGCCTGATGGCGACTTTAATATTACTCGTCTTAAAGATACCGTAGCGTCTATCAATCCAGGTGTGATTTTAATCAGTGTAATATCTTTATTTCTAATGGTGCTCTGGGAAAAGGTGCTAATGAAGAAATATAAAATTTTTGAAATCCTTCAGGCACCTCTAGTGGTGGTCATTATTGGTATACTGTTAAGCACTTTGTATGAACAGAAATTATTTCCTTTTATGCTTGAACCCTCCGAGCTTGTTCAATTACCTGAATTCTCTGGACCTGGCGAATTGCTAAATCATGTGACTCTACCCGATTTCTCGCAATTGACTAACTGGAATGTGTACAAAGTGGCAATAGTTATCGCGCTGATTGCCAGTCTGGAGACTTTATTATGTGTGGAAGCAACCGATAAACTAGATCCACATAAGCGTGTTACTCCCACAGATCGTGAGTTAAAAGCACAAGGGTTGGGGAACATTCTATCTTCTTTTATCGGTGGACTACCCATTACACAGGTCATTGTGCGTAGTACCGCAAATATTACTTTTGGTGCAAAAACAAAATTATCAACGATCTTACATGGCGTTTTCCTTCTGCTATGCGTCGTTACCATACCTGCAGTGTTAAATAAAATTCCTCTCGCTTCTCTTGCCAGCATTTTGGTGATAATCGGCTACAAATTAGCAACCCCAGTAGTATTTAAACAAATGTATCGCCTGGGTTGGGAGCAATTTTTACCCTTCCTGGTAACAATAGCAGGGATTATAATGCGCGATCTGCTTTTTGGCATCACACTTGGATTTTCGCTGGCCCTTTTCATTATCCTACGGCACCACTATCTAAATTCCCATGATTTTTTTAAAATTCGTACCCAAAAAGATACAAAATATTATCTACATTTGGCAGAGCAAGTTTCCTTTTTAAATAAAGGAAGTATCATTCATGAGCTGAAACAGCTTCCTAAAGGAGTTACTGTGGTGATTGATGGTTCTGATTCAAAAATAGTTGATCCAGATGTAAAGGAAGTTATTCATCATTTTGTTTTAAGTGCAAAAACACGAGATATCAAGGTGGAATTAAGAGGAGTTTAA
- a CDS encoding multidrug effflux MFS transporter, giving the protein MNTIGWTEKQSLFRLFPLIISISFAMDVFVPAIPEMSRFFHTSSTTMQASLYVFMLTVAIGQLLIGPLADRFGRRRIALGTAVLFFAGSLLSSLAPSVPTLIIARSIQAAGACGTYLLSFIIVRDNFSTTACARLFSMLNGINSIIASAAPVIGGLLLDITLDWHSEFYFLTLLGFLMSIVVWRYIPDYNYPKSKHSKTNLYKTIKPMIANSSFRKYTLIASSSLLGLYLFCALSPEILITNLHLSATAYGLFFGLNAVTVCFSNMIAARLTYSYSLERIVFWGLAFMITSCFFMMICNLHQSSILTFMLPMLCLTIGIGTCMGSAAALALKDFEQQAGIATALLGACQFGLAGFIGMLIAQLAPGPFSLALPVFCFSLLGFVSISKFNLKLLRTE; this is encoded by the coding sequence TTGAACACCATTGGCTGGACAGAAAAGCAAAGTCTTTTTCGATTATTTCCGCTAATCATCAGCATTTCTTTTGCTATGGATGTTTTTGTGCCTGCAATTCCGGAGATGAGTCGTTTTTTCCATACCTCCAGCACTACCATGCAAGCTAGTCTTTATGTGTTTATGCTCACTGTTGCGATAGGCCAGTTGCTGATAGGTCCTCTGGCAGATCGTTTTGGACGTAGACGTATAGCACTTGGTACGGCAGTACTTTTTTTTGCAGGCTCCCTACTCTCTTCACTGGCGCCCTCTGTTCCAACACTAATCATCGCGCGAAGCATTCAAGCCGCGGGAGCCTGTGGTACTTATTTGTTGTCTTTTATTATTGTTAGGGATAATTTTTCAACAACGGCCTGTGCTCGCTTATTCAGCATGCTAAATGGAATTAATTCGATAATAGCAAGCGCTGCTCCAGTAATAGGCGGATTACTGCTAGATATAACCCTGGATTGGCATAGTGAATTTTATTTTTTAACGCTGCTCGGATTTTTAATGAGTATAGTCGTGTGGCGCTATATTCCTGATTACAATTACCCCAAATCAAAGCACTCAAAAACGAATTTATATAAAACCATCAAACCAATGATCGCCAACTCTTCCTTCCGCAAATACACGCTTATTGCCTCCTCTTCTTTGCTTGGCTTGTATTTATTTTGTGCTTTATCACCGGAAATTCTAATCACAAACCTTCATCTATCCGCAACAGCCTATGGTCTTTTTTTTGGATTAAATGCAGTCACTGTGTGTTTTTCCAATATGATTGCTGCACGACTTACCTATTCTTACTCTTTGGAAAGAATTGTATTTTGGGGGTTAGCATTCATGATAACCTCCTGCTTTTTTATGATGATTTGTAACTTACATCAGTCTAGCATTTTAACTTTTATGCTCCCCATGCTTTGCCTGACTATAGGCATTGGTACTTGTATGGGTTCAGCTGCAGCGCTTGCATTAAAGGATTTTGAGCAGCAAGCAGGAATTGCTACTGCTTTATTAGGTGCTTGCCAATTTGGTCTTGCAGGTTTCATTGGAATGCTGATAGCTCAACTGGCACCTGGGCCATTTAGCCTGGCTCTTCCGGTTTTTTGTTTCAGTCTCTTAGGATTTGTCAGTATTTCAAAATTCAATTTAAAACTCTTGCGGACAGAATAA
- the nhaA gene encoding Na+/H+ antiporter NhaA gives MNKSDSFYNLETIGGLLLFLAAVLAIVIANSPYRIIYDHFLNIHASVTIGNLFINKPLLLWINDGLMAIYFLLIGLEIKREIKRGILSSKTNLLVPAITALSGLIFPALIFVMLNRHNVVYLHGWAIPTATDIAFTLGIISLLGSRVPLSLKILLTAIAIFDDIAAIVIIALFYTQKLSLFSLSLALLFALILGALNYFKCRRVSVFVFFGIALWIAVLKSGVHATLTGIVLAMAIPDEGRQSMLTRLEDGLHPWVVFFILPLFAFANAGVTFIGLNPSMFVHSIVLGTALGLFIGKQIGIFLPLAYFVKFKQLLRRDKINFKHLYGIALICGVGFTMSLFIGSLAYYHSLNLIPMVKIGVVCGSLISGIAGFFVLKYASSRHIDTSAL, from the coding sequence ATGAATAAATCTGATTCATTTTATAACCTTGAAACAATTGGTGGTCTTCTTTTATTCCTTGCCGCCGTATTAGCAATTGTTATTGCTAATTCGCCTTACCGTATTATTTATGACCATTTTTTAAATATCCATGCCAGTGTTACTATTGGTAATCTTTTTATCAATAAGCCATTACTTTTGTGGATTAATGATGGATTAATGGCAATTTATTTTCTGCTGATTGGGCTTGAGATTAAGCGCGAAATTAAACGAGGTATTCTAAGCAGCAAAACCAATCTATTGGTACCAGCTATTACCGCCTTAAGTGGCTTAATTTTTCCTGCTTTGATTTTTGTAATGCTTAACCGACACAATGTGGTTTATTTGCATGGCTGGGCCATTCCTACTGCAACAGATATTGCTTTTACACTTGGCATAATCTCACTTTTAGGATCACGTGTGCCCCTTTCTTTAAAAATTTTGCTTACTGCAATCGCTATTTTTGATGATATTGCAGCTATTGTGATTATTGCACTTTTTTATACACAAAAACTCTCGCTCTTTTCATTATCATTAGCCCTTTTATTTGCTTTAATATTGGGGGCGTTGAATTATTTTAAGTGCAGGCGTGTTTCAGTATTTGTGTTCTTCGGTATCGCATTATGGATTGCAGTACTTAAATCGGGAGTTCATGCCACACTGACAGGTATAGTGCTTGCCATGGCCATTCCTGACGAAGGTCGACAATCTATGCTTACGCGACTTGAAGACGGTCTTCATCCTTGGGTTGTCTTTTTTATTTTACCTTTATTTGCTTTTGCCAATGCTGGCGTTACTTTTATTGGTCTTAATCCATCAATGTTTGTTCACTCAATTGTCTTGGGAACAGCATTAGGTTTATTTATTGGCAAGCAAATTGGGATTTTTTTACCCTTAGCCTATTTTGTTAAATTTAAACAACTTTTGCGACGGGATAAAATTAATTTCAAACATCTGTACGGGATTGCCTTAATTTGTGGGGTAGGTTTTACCATGAGCCTGTTCATTGGCTCATTGGCTTATTACCATAGTTTAAATTTAATTCCCATGGTCAAAATTGGAGTGGTTTGCGGTTCTTTAATTTCCGGGATTGCAGGTTTCTTTGTCTTAAAGTATGCAAGCAGTCGACATATAGACACTAGCGCGTTGTAA
- a CDS encoding universal stress protein, whose protein sequence is MQQFSNILFVTHAIKDEAEVLGQTIKLAHDNKAKLSILVICPSFPDSLNDYRASYEEALIDKMQQSIKNAKSLYKLDKNLLSIPIEIHCCSMPDIHIIRHVIRHNNDLLIKEVETTAKGFKALDMELLSKCPCTLFLYRPFKHKQKNIHVGVAIDPETESEAAEDLGLRLLNTANALTKHYQGSLSIISCWNFALESYLRDSVWLKMPQEELDRILQEEEQAHLSLLQSLIQKSQVSNDYSIAHLKGEPEELIPSAVTTKKIDILVMGTVARTGIAGFIIGNTAENILQKLDCSLLALKPHGFISPVKI, encoded by the coding sequence GTGCAACAATTTTCAAACATTCTATTTGTAACTCATGCCATTAAAGATGAAGCAGAAGTGCTTGGTCAAACAATAAAACTTGCCCATGATAATAAAGCTAAATTAAGTATATTGGTCATTTGTCCTTCCTTTCCCGATTCTCTAAATGATTATAGGGCCTCTTATGAGGAGGCATTGATTGACAAAATGCAGCAATCTATAAAGAATGCCAAATCATTATACAAATTGGATAAAAATTTATTGTCTATTCCTATTGAAATCCATTGTTGCAGCATGCCAGATATCCATATTATCCGGCACGTTATTCGACACAATAATGACCTCCTTATTAAAGAAGTGGAAACAACGGCCAAAGGATTCAAAGCGCTGGATATGGAGTTATTAAGTAAATGTCCTTGTACTTTATTTCTTTACCGTCCATTTAAGCATAAACAAAAAAATATTCATGTCGGTGTGGCTATTGACCCGGAAACAGAAAGCGAGGCAGCCGAAGATCTAGGGCTTCGCCTGCTCAATACTGCCAATGCTTTGACAAAGCATTACCAAGGTAGCCTAAGCATTATTTCCTGCTGGAATTTTGCTTTAGAAAGCTATTTACGCGATAGTGTTTGGCTTAAAATGCCACAAGAAGAGCTTGACAGGATATTACAGGAAGAGGAACAAGCTCATTTATCGCTCTTGCAATCCCTGATTCAGAAGTCTCAAGTTTCCAATGACTATTCCATTGCCCATTTAAAAGGAGAGCCTGAAGAATTAATTCCCTCTGCCGTCACTACCAAAAAAATTGACATTTTAGTGATGGGAACTGTTGCCCGCACAGGAATAGCCGGCTTTATTATTGGCAATACGGCAGAAAATATTTTGCAAAAGCTTGATTGCTCATTGCTTGCACTAAAACCGCATGGTTTTATTTCCCCTGTTAAAATTTAA
- a CDS encoding helix-turn-helix domain-containing protein, which produces MLIHSPHELAMLLKNRRKLLKLNQAQVGSLVGLKQKTISAIENNAENIRLNTLFRILSALDLDINISPKNEINIVAKQWNDEW; this is translated from the coding sequence ATGCTTATTCATTCACCGCATGAACTAGCAATGCTACTAAAAAATCGACGCAAATTATTAAAATTAAATCAAGCTCAAGTAGGTAGTCTTGTGGGTCTAAAACAAAAAACAATTTCTGCTATTGAAAACAATGCAGAAAATATCAGGTTGAATACTTTATTTCGAATATTATCTGCTCTTGATTTAGATATAAATATCTCGCCTAAAAATGAAATCAATATAGTAGCCAAACAATGGAATGATGAATGGTAA